In Colletotrichum higginsianum IMI 349063 chromosome 1, whole genome shotgun sequence, one genomic interval encodes:
- a CDS encoding NCS1 nucleoside transporter yields MSLGEIARSLRLPDSDVAESNVWINDDIRPMPPSRRRWTTSTFISFWLTNQVAISNWQLGASLVAVGLSVWQSVIAIIIGKIIIALVAIANGMVGAEWHIGFPVVSRYIWGVYGQYFILIQRIFLSLVWFAVQSWTGGLTVVNCLSAIFPSFEYLGNVFPESSHLTTKNFIGWIIFNILLIPILYIRPERIQKLLLAFNIVSSVTLLSIMIWALATAGEPGSLLRQGSKPMSSSDLGWQIVHGITTVIGSIAVGLTNQPDYCRFARRPGDQIFGQWFSIIFFGAVFPTFGCLAASATGVIYGQPIWNPPLIVQAWLDTDYNAKSRAGAFFVGLGLLCIQLSINSIDNAFSAGMDLAGLFCRYVNIRRGAYVGLVLSIALCPWELLSSASVFISVLSAYSVFLGPVIGIQICDYFVIRRRRIKLSDLYHPRPDGSFYYWRGFNPRAFVSWVCGFATQLPGFAASVTPDSVKVGAAWINLYYLAFPLGFAISFLLHLGLNTVWPPQDAGTVDEVDYYATFTNTEARKLGVLPLASEIIESSQKGVGMRTAEKGPRTWLRSLWK; encoded by the exons atgaGTCTCGGCGAGATCGCCCGGTCGCTGCGGCTGCCCGACAGCGACGTGGCCGAGTCCAACGTCTGGATCAACGACGACATCCGGCCCATGCCcccgagccgccgccgctggacgacgtcgacctttATCTCCTTTTGGTTGACGAACCAAGTGGCCA TCTCGAACTGGCAGCTCGGCGCTTCTCTCGTCGCGGTCGGCCTCTCGGTCTGGCAGAgcgtcatcgccatcatcatcggcaagatcatcatcgccctcgtcgccatcgccaacggcaTGGTCGGCGCCGAGTGGCACATTGGCTTCCCCGTCGTGTCCCGTTACATCTGGGGCGTCTACGGACAGTACTTCATCCTGATCCAGAGGATCTTCCTCAGCCTGGTCTGGTTCGCCGTGCAGTCGTGGACCGGTGGCCTGACGGTGGTCAACTG TCTGTCCGCCATCTTCCCGTCCTTCGAGTATCTGGGCAACGTCTTCCCCGAGTCCTCCCACCTGACGACAAAAAACTTCATCGGCTGGATCATCTTCAacatcctcctcatcccaaTCCTCTACATCAGGCCGGAGCGCATCCAGAAGCTGCTCCTCGCCTTCAACATCGTCTCCTCCGtcaccctcctctccatcaTGATCTGGGCCCTCGCCACCGCGGGCGAACCCGGCTCGCTCCTCCGGCAGGGGTCCAagcccatgtcctccagcgaCCTCGGCTGGCAGATCGTCCACGGCATCACCACCGTCATCggcagcatcgccgtcggcctcacCAACCAGCCCGACTACTGCCGCTTCGCCCGCCGGCCCGGCGACCAGATCTTCGGCCAGTGGTtcagcatcatcttcttcggcgccgtcttcccGACCTTTGGctgcctcgccgcctccgccaccggcGTCATCTACGGCCAGCCCATCTGGAACCCGCCCCTGATCGTCCAGGCCTGGCTCGACACCGACTACAACGCAAAGAgccgcgccggcgccttcttcgtcggcctcggcctcctctgCATCCAGCTCAGCATCAACTCGATCGACAACGCCTTCTCCGCCGGCAtggacctcgccggcctgtTCTGCCGCTACGTCAACATCCGCCGCGGCGCCtacgtcggcctcgtcctgAGCATCGCCCTCTGCCCGTGGGAGCTCCTCTCGTCCGCCAGCGTCTTCATCAGCGTCCTCTCGGCCTACAGCGTCTTCTTGGGCCCCGTCATCGGCATCCAGATCTGCGACTACTTCGtcatccgccgccgcaggaTCAAGCTGTCCGACCTGTACCACCCGCGACCCGACGGCTCGTTCTACTACTGGAGGGGCTTCAACCCGCGCGCCTTCGTCTCCTGGGTCTGCGGCTTCGCGACGCAGCTTCCCGGGTTCGCGGCGAGCGTCACGCCCGACAGCGTCAAGGTCGGCGCGGCGTGGATCAACCTGTACTACCTCGCCTTTCCTCTCGGCTTCGCCATCTCGTTCCTGCTGCACCTGGGTCTCAACACGGTCTGGCCGCCCCAAGACGCCGGCACGGTTGACGAAGTGGACTACTATGCGACCTTTACCAATACCGAGGCGAGAAAGTTGGGAGTCCTGCCGCTGGCGTCGGAAATTATTGAGAGCTCGCAAAAGGGGGTTGGTATGAGGACCGCTGAGAAGGGTCCTCGGACTTGGCTCAGGTCCCTGTGGAAATGA
- a CDS encoding Hydantoinase/oxoprolinase has protein sequence MGEMPPSRRTVRIGVDVGGTNTDAVAIDLSLQHTANRGVLAHFKTPTTPDASAGIETAVRAVLAASGLDASPGRIASVTIGTTHFINAVIERDARRLQRVAVLRLSKSFLREVPAFAEFPPDLAAAIRSHVGVVDGGLHVDGSQEAPVVEAQVVAECRKIRERGDVGAVVVAGVYSPIDEAFGQEERVRDIILREVPGVDVVCSREASASIGFVERENAAILNGAILRYARRTVGRFRLATRRLGLECPLFLTQNDGTILDAAAAARMPIRTFSSGPTNSMRGAAYLAGLDSGADSSAIVVDIGGTTSDVGVLLPSGMPRQASAYVTVAGVRVNYSMPHLHSVGLGGGSVVRTVGEKVKVGPESVGLELVARGLIFGGDVCTTTDIAVAAGMADIGDTGKAKELEPRFVQEALSRIQALLEGAVDVIKTSPDPVPVLLVGGGAILSPERIKGASKLIRPPFHDVANAVGAAIARVCGAVDIVQGTTHQTESQAIEKAKKMAIERAVAAGAVPESIKIAEIETMPLQYVSNQIRTLVKAVGDVDLHAKLEEAFDTDEEGEDEDEDHAEASKDLNRDVQDDEKVDPVAYKPTVVRDAASGVPEWHISETDLEYLADGCYVLGCAGGGSPAASKIQLRNMLREGYKMRVIGASSLRDDDVIYWGGHMGSPAVSIERLQSTETVDAFRALMEYLRHDTFDAVMGLEIGGANGLEPFLVGSSRFFDTPIIDGDWMGRAYPTYWQTTLAVHAPLELVPCAIDSGDGKTMVMTRAPNDEIVDRALRASCSEMGSRVGMAAKPTTSDRVRRFGVLNTVSLAWRIGRCIAVCRATNTMSTVAESIIHEAGGPEAAKVLFRGKIVRVERRLFKGHSYGEVHIAALEAGDEDEGEEAVRGTGKAAVAAVARGGTVKIPFKNENILAEHTDEGGKTKVLAAVPDLISVLDNESGRALGVPEFKYGYRVTVVGITCSPRWTETQAGLDIGGPKAFGYDLEYTPLGKYVEPRSVLEEYLVD, from the exons ATGGGAGAAATGCCTCCGTCACGTAGAACAGTCCGCATCGGGGTTGATGTTGGAG GAACAAACAcggacgccgtcgccatcgacctGAGCCTCCAACACACGGCCAACCGCGGCGTGCTCGCCCACTTCAAGACCCCGACAACCCCGGACGCGAGCGCCGGCATCGAGaccgccgtccgcgccgtcctcgccgcaTCCGGCCTCGACGCGTCCCCGGGCCGCATCGCCAGCGTCACCATCGGCACGACGCACTTCAtcaacgccgtcatcgagcgcgacgcccgccgcctgcagcgcgtcgccgtcctccgcctCAGCAAGTCGTTCCTCCGGGAGGTCCCGGCCTTCGCCGAGTTCCCGCcggacctcgccgccgccatccggtcgcacgtcggcgtcgtcgacggcgggctgCACGTCGACGGCTCGCAGGAGgcgcccgtcgtcgaggcccaggTCGTGGCCGAGTGCCGCAAGATCAGGGAGCggggcgacgtcggcgccgtcgtcgtagcCGGCGTGTACTCGCCCATCGACGAGGCGTTCGGCCAGGAGGAGCGGGTCCGCGACATCATCCTGCGCGAGGtgcccggcgtcgacgtcgtctgCAGCCGCGAGGCCAGCGCGAgcatcggcttcgtcgagagGGAGAACGCGGCCATCCTCAACGGCGCCATCCTGCGCTACGCGCGGAGGACGGTGGGACGGTTCCGGCTCGCCACGAGGCGGCTCGGCCTCGAGTGCCCGCTGTTCCTGACGCAGAACGACGGCACGATCCTcgatgcggcggcggcggcccggATGCCCATCCGGACCTTCTCGAGCGGCCCGACCAACTCGATGAGGGGCGCCGCGTACCTCGCCGGGCTGGACTCGGGCGCCGACAGctccgccatcgtcgtcgataTCGGCGGCACGACGTCCGATGTCGGCGTCCTGCTCCCCTCGGGCATGCCGCGCCAGGCGTCGGCGTACGTCACGGTGGCCGGCGTCAGGGTGAACTACTCCATGCCGCATCTTCACTCCGTCGGACTCGGCGGGGGCTCCGTCGTGAGGACCGTGGGCGAGAAGGTGAAAGTCGGCCCCGAGTCTGTCGGGCTGGAACTCGTCGCCCGCGGCCTCATCTTCGGGGGCGATGTCTGCACGACAACGGACATCGCAGTGGCAGCCGGCATGGCGGATATCGGCGATACGGggaaggccaaggagctggAGCCGCGCTTCGTCCAGGAGGCACTATCGCGGATACAGGCACTGTTGGAGGGTGCCGTCGATGTCATCAAGACGTCTCCCGATCCCGTCCcggtcctcctcgtcggaggAGGCGCCATCTTGTCCCCCGAGCGCATCAAGGGGGCCTCCAAGCTCATCCGGCCGCCGTTCCACGACGTGGCGAACGCAGTCGGCGCGGCCATCGCACGTGTATGCGGCGCTGTAGATATCGTGCAAGGCACTACCCACCAGACGGAGAGCCAGGCTATCgaaaaggccaagaagatgGCCATCGAGAgagccgttgccgccggcgccgtcccgGAGAGCATCAagatcgccgagatcgagacGATGCCGTTGCAGTATGTCAGCAACCAGATCCGGACcctcgtcaaggccgtcggcgacgtcgacctccACGCCAAGCTTGAAGAGGCCTTCGACAcagacgaggagggcgaggacgaggacgaagaccACGCCGAGGCGAGCAAAGACCTGAACCGGGATGTTCAGGATGACGAGAAGGTCGATCCGGTGGCGTATAAGCCCACGGTTGTCCGAGACGCCGCCAGCGGTGTTCCGGAGTGGCACATCAGCGAGACGGACTTGGAATATCTGGCCGACGGCTGCTACGTCCTCGGGTGCGCCGGAGGAGGAAGCCCGGCGGCCTCCAAGATCCAGCTGCGGAACATGCTCCGGGAAGGATACAAGATGCGTGTCATCGGGGCGTCTTCGCTGCGAGACGACGATGTGATATACTGGGGCG GCCACATGGGCTCTCCGGCCGTGTCCATCGAGCGTCTGCAGTCCACAGAGACGGTCGACGCCTTCAGGGCGCTGATGGAGTACCTCCGCCACGACACCTTTGACGCCGTCATGGGCCTCGAgatcggcggcgccaacggcctcgagcccttcctcgtcggctcgTCCCGGTTCTTCGACACCcccatcatcgacggcgactgGATGGGGAGGGCGTACCCGACGTACTGGCAGACGACGCTCGCGGTGCATGCCCCCCTGGAGCTGGTCCCCTGCGCCATCGACTCGGGCGACGGCAAGACGATGGTCATGACGAGGGCCCCCAACGACGAGATCGTCGACCGCGCCCTGCGCGCCTCGTGCTCCGAGATGGGCTCGCGCGTCGGCATGGCCGCGAAGCCCACGACCAGCGACCGGGTCAGGCGGTTCGGCGTGCTCAACACCGTCTCGCTCGCGTGGCGCATTGGGCGCTGCATCGCCGTCTGCCGGGCGACCAACACCATGAGCACCGTGGCCGAGTCCATCATCCACGAGGCCGGCGGtcccgaggccgccaaggtgTTGTTCCGGGGCAAGATCGTGAGGGTCGAGAGGCGGCTGTTCAAGGGCCACTCGTACGGCGAGGTGcacatcgccgccctcgaggccggcgacgaggacgagggcgaggaggccgtgaGGGGTACGGGaaaggccgccgtcgccgccgtcgcccggGGCGGGACTGTGAAGATCCCCTTCAAGAACGAGAACATCCTCGCCGAGCATaccgacgagggcggcaagACCAAGGTCCTGGCCGCCGTGCCGGATCTGATCTCGGTCCTGGACAACGAATCCGGCAGGGCTCTCGGGGTGCCCGAGTTCAAGTACGGGTACCGCGTCACGGTGGTCGGCATCACCTGCTCGCCGCGGTGGACCGAGACGCAGGCCGGGCTGGATATTGGCGGGCCGAAGGCCTTTGGGTACGATCTGGAGTACACGCCTCTGGGGAAGTACGTCGAGCCGCGGAGTGTGCTAGAAGAGTATTTGGTAGACTAG
- a CDS encoding Integral membrane protein, which produces MTIFSCFEEPLDSMSAADVYHRRQLDPIQGVQHLAVAGDVDRSRDGESRFAEILAMLIVGSVLSTAAVALRAFTRMRMLRTFGLDDTVMVVAQILVIGAAVAIGLETRYGLGKHSWVQPPEDYIPYMKSFYASIVLYNIATTVVKLSILLQYRRIFSSDWMQRLTTWGLAFMSAWTVMLCFLLPLMCVPVAAFWDESVEGRCIDLLTSWYVMAGVNLVADFVMFSMPIPVINSLQLPRRQKRMLFFVFGLGFLTCIISVYRLQTLRVAAHTEDPYWDNVDAATWSFLEVTIGILAACLPTLRPIFVTLLPRLFNGSSFHAKSGSGRPSRYGINNNNNNDHNNPYGSRYGHASEGNTMVGIMSALGRHRPPSSTEGLNRQAGGDEVELSGPETERSVEYTVSVSTGASDKLSRATSPRGSEDDEEAVGGHIRTTTVVTQQVTFGGAKRGGNAGIE; this is translated from the exons ATGACCATTTTTTCATGTTTTGAGGAGCCTCTCGATAGCATGTCGGCAGCAGACGTCTACCACCGCAGACAACTCGATCCGATACAGGGAGTCCAGCAtctggccgtcgccggcgatgtcgacCGTTCGCGGGACGGCGAGTCTCGCTTCGCAGAAATCCTCGCTATGCTCATCGTCGGCTCGGTcctgtcgacggcggccgtggctCTACGGGCTTTcacgaggatgaggatgctCCGCACGTTCGGCCTGGATGACACCGTCATGGTGGTGGCACAG ATTCTGGTGATCGGAGCTGCGGTCGCCATTGGGCTTG AAACTCGATATGGGCTCGGCAAACATTCATGGGTCCAGCCGCCGGAGGACTACATCCCGTATATGAAG TCCTTCTACGCCTCGATCGTACTGTACAACATCGCCACGACCGTTGTCAAGCTCTCCATCCTCTTGCAGTACCGCCGGATCTTTTCCAGTGACTGGATGCAGAGGCTGACGACGTGGGGCCTCGCCTTCATGTCCGCCTGGACAGTCATGCTCTGCTTCCTGCTCCCGCTCATGTGCGTGCCCGTGGCGGCTTTCTGGGACGAGTCGGTCGAGGGCCGCTGCATCGACCTCCTCACCAGCTGGTACGTCATGGCCGGAGTCAACCTCGTGGCCGACTTCGTCATGTTCAGCATGCCGATCCCCGTCATCAACTCGCTCCAGCTGCCCCGGCGACAGAAGCGGATGCTGTTCTTTGTCTTTGGTCTCGGATTCCT CACATGCATCATCTCCGTCTACCGGCTACAAACGCTCCGCGTCGCAGCTCACACCGAGGACCCTTACTGGGacaacgtcgacgccgccacgtGGTCGTTCCTCGAGGTCACCATCGGCATCCTGGCGGCCTGCCTGCCGACGCTGCGCCCGATCTTTGTGACGCTTCTGCCGCGCCTTTTCAACGGGTCGTCGTTCCACGCCAAGAGCGGCAGCGGGAGACCCTCACGATACGGTATCAataacaataacaacaacgATCACAACAACCCCTACGGTAGCCGCTACGGCCACGCCAGCGAGGGGAACACGATGGTCGGTATCATGAGCGCGCTGGGACGGCACCGGCCGCCGAGCAGCACGGAGGGGCTGAACCGCCAGGCGGGCGGGGACGAGGTGGAACTCTCGGGGCCCGAGACGGAGAGGTCGGTTGAGTATACGGTCAGTGTCAGCACCGGGGCCTCTGACAAGTTGTCTCGCGCGACGAGTCCAAGGggcagcgaggacgacgaggaggctgTCGGGGGGCATAtccggacgacgacggtggttACACAACAGGTCACTTTCGGGGGTGCGAAACGGGGGGGCAACGCAGGTATAGAATAA
- a CDS encoding Flavin-binding monooxygenase-like protein, protein MAGTYAKSERVEPGSVNLPPRAYPPSVRSTSVDAGEVAANVIKAFNAALRSKNYKDLAQLFVSDGYWRDHLALSWDFRTLKGRDKIQSFLGQSCRLREVFIDASTSFRAPHFAPVDAHGKVQCLQFFIKASTDVGPAEGVVRLIESGEKWEIFTFFTALRELKGHEEPLRHRREKGVEHVRQRESKNWKEKREDSINYVDSEPTVVIVGAGQAGLTVAARLKMLNINALVIDKNGRVGDSWRKRYHQLVLHDPVWYDHLPYISFPEHWPVFTPKDKMAEFFEAYANLLELNVWMSTTLTGSSWDEARQQWSVTLDRQRPDGTRETRTLRPRHVIQATGHSGKMFFPDIKGMDRFRGDRLCHSSEFPGARPDSRGKKAVVVGSCNSGHDIAQDFYENGYDVTMVQRSSTSVVSSSSITDIGLKGLYDEDAPPVDDADLWLWSLPAELFKALQVGMTELQNANDADLLAGLDRAGFKLDMGPSGGGFFTKYFQRGGGYYIDVGCSQLIIDGAIKIKGGQEIAEVLPGGLRFADGTELEADEVVFATGYQNMRTEARGIFGDALADRVGDVWGWDDEGEFRAMWRGSGHPGFWFMGGNLALCRYFSKMLALQIKAREEGIDQGQQRSTTRGVLGLVGGVPKL, encoded by the exons ATGGCAGGAACCTATGCGAAAAGCGAACGGGTCGAGCCCGGCTCGGTCAACCTCCCGCCCCGCGCGTACCCCCCATCGGTGCGCTCAACATCCGTCGATGCGGGGGAGGTCGCGGCGAACGTCATCAAGGCCTTCAACGCCGCGCTGAGGTCCAAGAACTACAAGGACCTCGCACAGCTCTTCGTCTCCGACGGCTATTGGAGGGACCACCTGGCCCTCTCGTGGGATTTCCGCACGCTGAAGGGGAGAGACAAGATCCAGAGCTTCCTCGGCCAGTCGTGCCGGCTGCGGGAGGTCTTCATCGacgcctcgacgtcgttccGGGCGCCGCACTTCGcccccgtcgacgcccacgGGAAGGTGCAGTGCCTGCAGTTCTTCATCAAGGCCAGCACCGACGTCGggccggccgagggcgtggTGCGGCTGATCGAGTCCGGCGAGAAGTGGGAGATCTTCACCTTCTTCACGGCGCTCCGCGAGTTGAAGGGCCATGAAGAGCCGCTGCGCCACcggagggagaagggggtaGAACACGTGCGTCAGCGGGAGAGTAAGAACTGGAAGGAGAAGCGGGAGGACAGCATCAACTACGTGGACAGCGAACCTACGGTTGTGATTGTTG GCGCCGGCCAAGCCGGCCTCACAGTCGCCGCACGGCTCAAGATGCTCAACATCAACGCGCTCGTCATCGACAAGAACGGCCGGGTCGGCGATAGTTGGCGCAAGCGGTACCACCAGCTCGTGCTGCACGACCCCGTGTGGTACGACCACCTCCCGTACATCAGCTTCCCGGAGCACTGGCCCGTCTTCACGCCCAAGGACAAGATGGCCGAGTTCTTCGAGGCCTACGCGAACCTGCTCGAGCTCAACGtctggatgtcgacgacgctcACGGGGTCGTCCTGGGACGAGGCGAGGCAGCAGTGGTCCGTCACGCTCGACCGGCAGAGGCCCGACGGGACGCGGGAGACGCGGACGCTACGGCCGCGGCACGTCATCCAGGCGACGGGCCACTCGGGCAAGATGTTCTTCCCGGACATCAAGGGCATGGACAGGTTCCGGGGCGACCGGCTCTGCCACAGCTCCGAGTTCCCCGGCGCGAGGCCGGACTCGAGGggcaagaaggccgtcgtcgtcgggtcgTGCAACTCGGGCCACGACATCGCGCAGGACTTTTACGAGAACGGGTACGACGTGACCATGGTGCAGCGCAGCTCGACGTCGGTGGTGTCGTCGAGCTCCATCACGGACATCGGGCTCAAGGGCCTctacgacgaggacgcgccgcccgtcgacgacgccgacctctGGCTCTGGAGCCTGCCGGCGGAGCTGTTCAAGGCGCTGCAGGTCGGCATGACGGAGCTGCAGAacgccaacgacgccgacctcctcgcAGGCCTCGACCGGGCCGGGTTCAAGCTGGACATGGGccccagcggcggcggcttcttcaCCAAGTACTtccagcgcggcggcgggtacTACATCGACGTCGGCTGCAGCCAGCTCATCATCGACGGGGCCATCAAGATCAAGGGCGGGCAGGAGATCGCCGAGGTGCTCCCCGGGGGCCTGCGGTTCGCCGACGGgacggagctcgaggcggacgaggtcgtctTCGCGACGGGGTACCAGAACATGCGGACCGAGGCGCGCGGCATCTTCGGCGACGCCCTGGCGGACCGGGTCGGCGACGTCTGGGgctgggacgacgagggcgagttCCGGGCCATGTGGCGCGGCTCGGGCCATCCGGGCTTCTGGTTCATGGGCGGCAACCTCGCGCTGTGCCGGTACTTCTCCAAGATGCTCGCGCTGCAGATCAAGGCGAGAGAGGAGGGCATCGACCAGGGGCAGCAacggtcgacgacgaggggggTTCTGGGGCTGGTGGGCGGTGTTCCCAAGctgtga
- a CDS encoding Glycosyl hydrolase family 61, whose product MRSFAFLAAAAIVPQAMAHYVFPTLIVNGEQTERYQFVREAKNSNSPVEDVLSEGIVCNKGGNDDDVLAKTETKAVNAGDELGFIVENDMGHPGPLAVYLSKAPSAVNSYKGDGDWFKIYELTTSDITDAGLQWGSYVGNAGIHNFTFTLPKEVPTGEYLLRAEHVGLHGAGSKGGAQFYIACAQISVTGAASGTPEPTVKFPGAYTGEEPGLLINIYYPAPTSYTPPGPATWPNACEDHTANLLGQTSDGDCTGSDGATTPTTPTTPVTNPAPAPSAGIPDYNGGNSTAPATPVSGNEATPSNDVEDDCEKSAARRRARSMRRRVARAAF is encoded by the coding sequence ATGCGCTCTTTCGCtttcctcgccgccgcggccatcGTGCCCCAGGCCATGGCCCACTACGTCTTCCCTACCCTCATCGTCAACGGTGAGCAGACGGAGCGTTACCAGTTCGTCCGCGAGGCCAAGAACTCCAACTCccccgtcgaggacgtcctCTCCGAGGGCATCGTCTGCAACAagggcggcaacgacgacgacgtcctcgccaagaccgagaccaaggccgtcaacgccggcgacgagctcggcttcatcgtcgaAAACGACATGGGCCACCCGGGCCCCCTCGCCGTCTACCTGTCCAAGGCCCCCTCGGCCGTCAACTCCTacaagggcgacggcgactgGTTCAAGATCTACGAGCTGACCACCTCGGACAtcaccgacgccggcctccaGTGGGGCAGCTACGTCGGCAACGCCGGCATCCACAACTTCACCTTCACCCTGCCCAAGGAGGTCCCCACCGGCGAGTACCTCCTCCGCGCCGAGCACGTCGGCCtccacggcgccggctccaAGGGCGGCGCCCAGTTCTACATCGCCTGCGCTCAGATCTccgtcaccggcgccgcctccggcacCCCCGAGCCCACCGTCAAGTTCCCCGGCGCCTACACCGGCGAGGAGCCCGGCCTGCTCATCAACATCTACTACCCCGCCCCCACGAGCTACACGCCCCCCGGCCCCGCCACCTGGCCCAACGCCTGCGAGGACCACACCGCCAACCTGCTCGGCCAGACCTCCGACGGCGACTGCAccggcagcgacggcgccaCCACCCCGACCACCCCCACTACCCCCGTCACCAACCCGGCCCCCGCTCCCTCCGCCGGCATCCCCGACTACAACGGCGGCAACAGCACCGCCCCGGCCACTCCCGTCTCCGGCAACGAGGCCACGCCCAGCAACGACGTTGAGGACGACTGCGAGAAgtccgccgcccgccgccgcgcccgctccatgcgccgccgcgtcgcccgcgccgccttctAA
- a CDS encoding CobW/HypB/UreG, with translation MGKKLTGSSAKSKSGGVVVPANTAQKPSNAPPKLTRSDSGVDVTKDAEAKPLPVTLLSGFLGSGKTTLLQHILKSDHGLRIAVIVNDIGAVNVDASLIKKSHRLTKTEEKVIALQNGCICCTLRGDLLEELVNLSELHEFDYVIIESSGISEPEQVAETFDARLAEQMAALGEGPEGLDENTMKLLKRLADAGGVDKFARLDTTVTVIDAFTIFNDFHTSDLLSSRRDDVVPEDERTVSDLMVDQIEFADVIVLNKIDMVSKADRARVLDLIKKLNPRAKVLEASYSKIDVKEIVNTNTFDLKVAQSGVGWLQDLHAMTVREVNGRKAITPKPETEEYNVRNFVYTRTRPFHPRRLWSLLYDKFILQMEAPEDDEDAMDEDEDDADMSDADGSDEEADDDDDDDEEEEEENDDEDDDMEDPLEPPENDVILANKTAHPLFNRLFRSKGEFFLATRPHRAGDWSQAGAMLTMTGGRPWFCTLPPEDYLTGDAEVDALVAHDVDKGGEWGDRRQELVFIGENLDVGGLEAALDACLLDDAEWKRWGKVMRNERWDDEKKRDRLQDLFDDGFPDWAEEDHGDHEGHDHA, from the exons ATGGGCAAGAAACTTACGGGATCCTCGGCAAAGTCCAAGTCGGGAGGCGTCGTGGTCCCGGCGAACACCGCCCAAAAGCCCAGCAATGCGCCGCCTAAGCTGACCCGTAGCGACTCTGGCGTCGACGTCACGAAAGATGCCGAAGCCAAGCCACTCCCCGTGACCCTCCTCTCCGGGTTTCTG GGGAGCGGCAAGACGACATTGCTGCAACACATCCTCAAGAGCGACCACGGTCTTCGgatcgccgtcatcgtcaacgaTATCGGGGC TGTCAACGTCGACGCCTCCCTCATCAAGAAGAGCCACCGGCTGACCAAGACGGAAGAAAAGGTCATCGCCCTGCAGAACGGCTGCATCTGCTGCACGCTCCGTGGCGAcctgctggaggagctggtcAACCTCTCGGAGCTCCACGAGTTCGACTACGTCATCATCGAGAGCAGCGGCATCAGCGAGCCCGAGCAGGTCGCCGAGACGTTCGACGCCCGGCTGGCCGAGCAGATGGCCGCCCTGGGCGAGGGACCCGAGGGGCTGGACGAAAACACCATGAAGCTGCTCAAGAGACT AGCCGACGCTGGTGGCGTCGACAAGTTCGCCCGCCTCGATACCACGGTCACCGTCATCGACGCCTTCACCATCTTCAACGACTTCCACACGAGCGACCTGCTGTCTTCCCggcgcgacgacgtcgtACCGGAAGACGAGCGGACAGTGTCGGACCTCATGGTCGACCAGATCGAGTTCGCGGATGTCATCGTCCTCAACAAGATCGACATG GTCTCAAAAGCCGACCGCGCGCGCGTCCTCGACCTGATCAAGAAGCTCAACCCACGAgccaaggtcctcgaggccagCTACAGCAAGATCGACGTCAAGGAGATTGTCAACACGAACACATTTGACCTCAAGGTCGCGCAGTCGGGCGTCGGCTGGCTCCAGGACTTGCACGCCATGACGGTGCGCGAG GTCAACGGCCGTAAGGCCATCACTCCCAAACCCGAGACTGAAGAGTACAACGTGCGCAACTTCGTCTACACAAGGACACGACCCTTCCACCCCCGACGCCTGTGGTCCCTCCTCTACGACAAGTTCATCCTGCAGATGGAGGCGcccgaggatgacgaggacgccatggacgaagacgaggacgacgctgACATgagcgacgccgacggctccgacgaggaagccgatgatgacgacgacgacgacgaagaagaagaagaagaaaacgacgacgaggacgacgacatggaAGACCCCCTCGAGCCGCCAGAAAACGACGTGATCCTCGCCAACAAGACGGCCCACCCGCTCTTCAACCGCCTCTTCCGGTCCAAGGGCGAGTTCTTCCTCGCGACGCGGCCGCACCGCGCGGGCGACTGGTCGCAGGCCGGCGCGATGCTCACCATGACGGGCGGCCGGCCGTGGTTCTGCACGCTCCCGCCCGAGGACTACCTcacgggcgacgccgaggtggaCGCGCTGGTGGCgcacgacgtcgacaagggCGGCGAGTGGGGCGACCGCCGGCAGGAGCTGGTCTTCATCGGCGAGaacctcgacgtcgggggcctcgaggccgcgctgGACGCGTgtctgctcgacgacgcggagTGGAAGCGGTGGGGGAAGGTGATGCGGAACGAGCGGtgggacgacgagaagaagagggacaGGCTGCAGGACTTGTTCGACGACGGGTTCCCGGActgggcggaggaggaccaCGGGGACCATGAGGGACATGACCATGCGTGA